One region of Rhodocaloribacter litoris genomic DNA includes:
- a CDS encoding DUF4159 domain-containing protein — translation MRSLLLLLLFVPAAGPPPGFEPGFRFVRIRYQTVPYARAATWAYDYPTAELNLYEAIRRTTRITLEGPPLVLTLDDPRIFDYPVLYLCEPGYWQTNDAEVENLRKYFARGGFMIIDDFHDWPGRPRHEWNNFYRNIKQVFPDHEPVELAPDHPIWRIYFDIDPVEAASTKPGFHRYQDRYYAIFDDDGRMLCVICYNQDIGDGWEWPDRNQEDASTVSFQMAINFIMYALTH, via the coding sequence ATGCGTAGCCTCCTCCTGCTGCTCCTGTTCGTCCCGGCCGCCGGGCCTCCCCCCGGCTTCGAGCCGGGCTTCCGGTTCGTCCGTATCCGGTACCAGACCGTTCCCTACGCCCGCGCCGCCACCTGGGCCTATGATTACCCCACGGCCGAGTTGAACCTCTACGAGGCCATCCGCCGCACCACCCGGATCACCCTCGAAGGCCCCCCGCTGGTGCTCACGCTCGACGACCCCCGGATCTTCGACTACCCCGTCCTCTACCTCTGCGAACCCGGCTACTGGCAGACCAACGACGCCGAGGTGGAAAACCTGCGCAAATACTTCGCCCGCGGCGGCTTCATGATCATCGACGACTTCCACGACTGGCCGGGTCGCCCCCGTCACGAATGGAATAATTTTTACCGGAACATCAAACAGGTCTTTCCGGACCATGAGCCGGTCGAGCTCGCCCCGGATCATCCCATCTGGCGGATCTACTTCGACATCGATCCGGTGGAGGCCGCCTCCACCAAACCCGGCTTCCACCGCTACCAGGACCGGTACTATGCCATCTTCGACGACGACGGGCGGATGCTGTGTGTGATCTGCTACAACCAGGACATCGGCGACGGCTGGGAATGGCCGGATCGCAACCAGGAAGACGCCTCGACGGTCAGCTTTCAGATGGCGATCAACTTTATCATGTATGCGCTGACCCACTGA